The Budorcas taxicolor isolate Tak-1 chromosome 8, Takin1.1, whole genome shotgun sequence genome includes the window ttatatttatttatttggctcagccgggtcttagttgcagcacacgggatccTTAGTAGTAGaggtggggtctagttccccagccagggattgaacctgggtcctctgcactggaaggacCGAGCCTAGTCAcgggaccaccaaagaagtcctccTCCTAGTTTTGAAAGTATGTGCTCAGTAATGTTTTTGATTAAATAATTTGAACTCAGAGTTGACTAATTTCTCAGCCCAGTGCCATATCTGTGATACCACATTCTTTAATTTCCGTCTTTTATGTTCTCAGTAAAGAAGTGTGCACTTAAGTGAGACAGATCAGGGGCTAGGAAACTAAGCCCTCGGGCAAAACCTGGCCTGTCACTTCTCTCCGTAACTGGTTTTATTGGAATGGGCCATGCTTAtttgttttagtattttttatgGCGTTAGCAGAGCTGAATAGTTATGACAGAGACCACTGGACCCAGATGACTAAAAGATTTAGTGTTtgacattttatagaaaaagttaaCTAGTCTCTGATATCAGAAGCAATACATAGTAAATGTCACTATATTTGATCACATAATACTTGTTTATTCTTGGAACTGACTCTTAGATGTTGCAAACTTTTAtagtttattaataattaaaaacctAGAGTCTGTTTTTTGGTGGTAGATGTAACAAGTGAATTGATGGGTTTTCAATGTTGTGCCCTTCAGTTTAAACAAAAATTGTATAGTATTTCTACCGTTATAAAGTCTCAAAAGATAGGAAAATGCTTAAGGAAGTAGGGTAAAGCAGTAGTTTACTCAATTATCTCATTTAAGTCTTGTCTTTTCCCTTACTcttgagtgactttatttttgttaagTCGTACATTCTTTTTCTGGCTTACCTTTGCCTCTCTATGAATGAAAATTTTGCTACTAGATGACAGTAATGAAATTTCTtctaaatttataattatttccatAGTGAAAATTGCTAGAGTCTGCTGGgaactcagggcttcccttgtggctcagctggtaaagaatctgcctgcagtgtggggacctggcttcgatccctgggttgggaagatccccaggagaagggaaaggctacccactccagtatcctggcctggagaattccgtggactgtatagtccatggggtcacaaagagttggacacgactgagtgactttcagggAAGTCAAACCAGAGTTCTATCaggctagaggggtgggatggggaggggagatggcACTGAGGTTTAagaagaggggacatatgtatacctatggctgattcatgttgatgtttggcagaaaccgatacaatactgtaaagcaattatcctccaattaaaaaataaataaatttaaaattaaatgactaGAGTCCTAAGAAGAATGTAAGTAAAAGGAACTGTTGTGTTGCAAAAGTAGTATTTActtatagaaaatacagaaagattaTGAAGAAAGTTTAACTGATTCAGTCATCCAGAGAAAGGTACTGTTAATATCTTTGTGGTTTCTTCCAGTACATAGATTGATGTACTAGTTATACCctgcattttaaatttaatgttagTTCATGACTGTCTACCTACTTCATTTGTAGTttacaaaaagatatttttacaaagaaatgttTCTTCTCAATATTGGAGTTATTTTTTAATCACACAAATATCCTCATGTATTTAAAAGAAGTATCCCTCAGAAGGGACTATACAAGCTATATTAGATTTGCTTTCTTCGCTTTAGGAACATGGTTCTTTATCAAGAATAATAATTTCTTTGGATTGAGTGCTGAAAACTAATGGCTAGTGTTAAATGACTCAGAACTTCTGAAAGAACCCAATAATGTTTTTTTGTTAGAAAAGAGACTCAATTCAAAGACCCAGAACCAAAATAGCCCATTCCCTACCTTTGCAGTAGTATTCTAGGAGAGATTGTTTGGGTTGCAGTGGCTGTATAAATTAGAAGGTTGTGCCTAGAATAGCAAAATTCTAAGCCTGCAGTTTAATCATCCCGCAGCCTTACTGTGTGGCACTAGTTAAATAACACAGCTTGCCTTGCCTTTTGTCAGAATCAGAGGCTTTTAATGACTTGTCCCTATTGCTGTGTATGCGCAGTCGgacaccctgccctgccctggtCTGTGTGCGTTCACAACAGCCTCGGTTGCAGGAGGCACAGGTGTCTCCcgatgtgcacacatgcatattGTGTGAATTCAGAGACATGCAGGCACAGAAAGGAAAGGTCCATGTTTTTTTGCAAATAGGGCTTTCCTGAatatgcagattttattttgaaaaaattcacaACACTGGCGATTTGAGTGCTCTTGTGTGTTATGCACTATGCGAGGTGCTAGGAATCCCCAGTGGGGAttcacagtccctgccctcacagaGAAATGGAGTAAGAAGTTACCAGGTTTGAGAACAGATGTGCTTCAGCTAGGAGGAATAGGTGTAAAACCCCTTAAGCTAGGGAGAGCGTTGTTGAGACTTTAGGGTCCTGGAAGATGCCCCATTAAGTACATATAGTTGAGGGGTGACCGGACATGACAGTGGAGTCAGTGGGTCAGACTGAGGGGCCTGTGGCTTTGAGGGAGTTCGGCCTTCATCCTTGCTGGGGACCTGCCAAGTGTATTAAATACTTGGCTTTTTAGGAACATCACAGTTGAATAGAAAACACTTACATTTGCTCATAtataaagaattaaatgagaaagatGAATTCAGGATGTTAGCTATTTTCAAGAATGAAAAGTGAGAGCTTAGTATATTTGGTGGTGATTTGTAATGGCTTTACTTTTGAAATTAATAAGAGTTTTCCTTAACAAAGCAACATTAGAGTTTGTTCTCATTCTCAGCTATAGAGTTTATATAGGTTAGAAAGAGGGCAAATGCAGTCATCTATATGATACCAAGTCCTAAGAAAACATATTTGAGTTATAaagttatttaataatttaataattaccGTCATGTATAATGTTTTATAGCTTGCTGCCTCAATAGCTCTGGAATTAATACTTCTCTAATGTGTTTACAGGAGCGACAGAAACAGCTTGAGAGTCTTGGAATATCTCTTCAGTCGTCTGGAATTAAAGTTGGGGATGATAAATGTTTCCTCGTTAATCTGAATGCTGATCCTGCTCTGAATGAACTTCTGGTTTATTACTTAAAGGTGAAGTTGTAGGCTTGTCTGCTGTTTTCCGCTGTGAAATGGAGCAGTATTTCCCAGTATCCTTTCTTTACACTTGGAGAGACATGCATATTCAAAGAGAAGGAGTTAGCaaactgtttttgtttgcttCAGCTGGTGTGTAGAAAAATCCTGGGTTTCTGAGACCAGTCTCTTTTTCGTCTTTGAgtgatgtaaatatatttttcaacctagtaaatgtaaaaaaatgGTATTCTGATGTTAACTCCAACAAATTAGGTAGCTTGACTTCTGTCCTTTAGTGTGATTAAAGCGAGGAGTTAAGTAGCTAGCTTGAGCTTGCAGAACGACCTGTAGGCTAGATGGTTTCATCGGCGCTAAAGCTCTGTGGTTTCTGTGCAGCACACCTTTTGGTGAGTGGTCCTGGTTTGCGAGAGGAAATGTTcttcaatacagtattgtaagtaaaataaagtaaaaaaaaaaagtcagtaggACCACTTGACTTGAAATTCTGTGTTTCCAGTAACTCTTAAGAAGGTTAAAAATTAACTCTTAGGAAAGTTAAACATTTTGGATTGTCAGTTTACAAAAAGAAGAGTAAGTCACTTAGAGGCTGAGAGGGTCAGAGCCTGGAGCAGAAGAAACCAAATATACATTGAAATCTATATacattctatatatgtatatagtcatATACATTGAAAGCTATATAGGTTGTTGGACATAGCAGGAAGATGAGACAGCTTCAGGTTAAACATGAATCAGACACTATAGAAATTATGAGGTGTTCACCAAAATTGCCAAGCCCAGAAGATAGATGAGTTACTCTGACATGCAGTTAATAAATACTAGGTGGAGAATTTTCCTCTCCTAATACAGGAACTATCTCTGAGGGTTTAACTGAGTTAGTGACTGGGACAGCAAAGATATGAGCTGGTACAGTTGGAAGCACTGTGAGAGTTAGAGATTTGTGTCCTTTCATTTCTAAAGAGACTGAAGAATTCATGATACTTTGGCTGGTTTCCCAGTTTTTATCAGACATACCTGGGGTAATTGCTTTGTAGTGTTTTGATAAGGCCCTGCTATTCTTAAGTATCTTGTATCAGGCTTTATTACTCTGCATTAAATTGTGTCTCTAATGCATACGCTCACGTGAGCATGCTCAGGTGCTGTGGGCAGTGGGTcagagcaggggtgggagggagacgcACCGAGTTTCTGCTCCAGCACTTCTTGCTTGACGGATGCTTTTCTCTCAAGGCCTTTACCCCCGCAGTCTACAGATTCCTCCTCTATAAATGGAAGTTTTCTCTGTCTGGCTACCTCACAGACTTCTTGGAGGCTTAAATGGGAGTTGACCTATAGAAGCATTTTATAAACGGAAGCCCTACTGACATATACATTATCCCACATACCAGTTTCTCACTTGACCCTCTGGTACTTTGTTATATTACCCTTGTCCTTTGGGAAAGAATGACGGGTTAGCACATCTCTCGCTATGCTTCTAACAGTGGTGGCAGCTTTTTGTGTTAGAATTTCAGCTGGGGATACTCGGGCTTCAGGAGAGATGCAGTATTCGTATGGGACTTAAGTATTTTGCCCTTTAGATCTTCAGAACTGTgagttctttttctcttctgacaTGATGAAGTTCAAAGTAGAACACACAAACACGTAcactcaatatgaaaaaaaaacccaattccTATCTGTTTCTTCACtaaaaaaattacacaaagaAACTATTTAAAGACTGTTGGAGGGCAGTCAAAATATTTCTGGCCATCTTGTGAAGAGGTGTTGGGACTCTGATTCAGACTGTGCGGTCAACCCTGCTTTGGCAAAGTCTGAGGCAGTGTTGGTTTCTTACTGCCCAGGCTGAACCCATGATGAGAGTATATTCATGACAAAGCACATTCAAAAGGATGACCTCCGTCCAAGAACAGTTCTGCTTCAGTAGAGTGACACCACGATGTGGGAGAGGAATTCAGAGGCCGAGTGGTTTTTGTTTCTCTGCTGTCACATTCCCATGTCAGTGTAGATGCTGGGCAGATGACTTCACATCACTGGGTGACTTTGAGCGCCCCGTCTGTAAAATGAGGCCACTGGATTAAATTACCTCTAACATTCTTTCTACTTCCAAGTTGAATGGTTCTCTTCCAGAATAGAATCCTCTGTTTTTCTGTTCTGTCTAGAACTGGCAGAAGCAAGCTATGGTGGCCAGACTCTAAGCAGAACGTAACTCATGGGGTCTTTTTGCATCTTAGTTGTATAGACAGGCAGCTCTTGTGTGGCGTGGTTCCAGCCTTCACAAATTCCAGCTGACTCGATTTAAGAAATAATGTTGACACTGCGGTCATTCATGCGATTCTAGATGCGCAGCCAGAGGAAGTTAGTGAAGGTGAACTTACGGATGTAGATGAGGAAAGTGGTTGCGACGAGAAGAATGCAGATGTCGCGAAGGGTTAGGCTTAAACCAAAGAGCACGTCACGTGAGAGGAACTCTTGGAGATACTTCGGAACATTGAAAGCTCAAAGGATAAAGTGATAGAGGCATGAAGGAGTATGGCGGTTCACCAAGGTGTGGAAAGTATCCTCACTCCATGTTGTCAGTTATATgttgaaaaggaaaaggcaagcaCTGTTCCAGCTACACTCAGTAAgccttatatgtgtgtgtgtatatatatatataggtggtGGTTGTTGGTTTGTCTGCTCACTCTAGGCTGTGCTGGCCCCTTGCTGCTGGgctcttttctctagttgcagcgggcAGGAGCTGCCCTCTGGCTGGGGCACACTGGCTTTCGTTGTGCCGGCTTCTTTTGTCgcagcgcgtgggctcagtagttgcggctcatgggcttagttgctcccaggcatgtgggatcttcttagatcagggatcagacctgtgtctcctgcattggcaggtggacgcTTTACcacagccaccagggaggccctcgaTAAGCTtctaacaaagaaataaaatgctttcagttttagtGTTTCTGATATTCTAAGTGACACtgtactaaataaatattagtttcattgttttttcatttccctcttcatTATAGCAGTAAGAGAACTCTGCAtgtttttacagttttaattGTCACAGAATGATTGCCGTTTTCCCCACGGATGGTTAAGATCTCCTTGCTCACTTATTTTTCACAGTCCTGCCTTTTTCTGCAAAGCGAGGCCTGCCTGATAAGGCTGAGCGACCGTACAGAGCGTCCATGTGCTGTTCTTCCTGCTCACGGGGTGGGAAGAGCCTTCCTGCGAACTATGTCACTCTCCACCTCTCTCTCGTCAGACTCCGTTGATCAAAGGGATTGTAACCTCAAATGAGACACTTAAGTCGGCATTTATCATGTAAACTGTACATTTGGGATCATGTCTATCTTTTATCTCTAGTGGCACAATGCCTACCTAAAtgtaatatttgttgaaaaaagaaatagttttcCTTCTAGAATTTGGATTAGACCATTgctgtttgggggcttccctggtggctcactggtaaagattctgcctgaagtgcaggaaacccgggttccgtccctggattgggaagatcccctggaaaaggaaatgacaacccactctggtattcttgcctggagaatccccccaTGGatgggagcttggcaggctatgtccatggagttgcaaagagtcagacacgactgaagcaacctagcacaacAGCTTTGCTATTTAGTATTTTACCTctgatagtttttgtttttaattcagtttATCGCCTGATACTTAGCAACATCCCCTGTGTATCATGGGCTATGCTTGTTGTTGAAGATGCAGGAGTCCTGTATAGGTTGCTGCCTAAATAGCAGGAAAACAACACTTATATGATAGTGAATTGAGGTGCTGTCTCTAGATGTAGCTGGGGGTTCAGAGAAGGGAGAAGTCAGTGTAGGCTACTAGTGAAACCTGTGAGGAGAGGAAGAGGTCAGAAGTAAGTACTGAAGGTATTAAAGAGAGCATTTTGGCAAAGAGAACAAAAGCAGGGGCAGAGACATGCGTGGGAACCCGAGTGCAGTCTTGGGGTGTGGCAGTTGGAGGTGGTTCTACTTCACACTGCAGTCTAGGGGGTAGTTCAGagctttttctgcatttcaaCCCCCAAGGACGAAAAGGCTTCCACAGTCACAGTTAGGATTCCTGCTGGGATTTCTCATGGGAGGAGGAAAGGGATTGTACGTAGAAATAGCCTAAGCCAAGGGCTTtggtctttggaaaagactgatgctgggaggcattgggggcaggaggagaaggggacggcagaggatgagatggctggatggcatcaccgactcgatggacatatgtttgggtgaactctgggagttggtggtggacagggaggcctggcatgctgcaattcatggggtcgcaaagagtcgacacgactgagtgactgactgaaggGCTTTGGCGGGGTTGGGTGGGGGTCTTTGTTTTTTTAGGCGATCCCAGGCTCTTTTGCTCTTTGGACTCTCTTTGTTTCTCCCTTTGGAACTTCTCTCCACCTTGTAGTGGGTGTGTTAAGACAGAGAGGAAAGATGGGAGATGGGTGTGGAACGGATTCCTTTGGCCTGCTACTGAACGTCACTAAAGCATTCCTCGTAGTTGACACCTGGTCAAGCCCCAGTCTCTGGATTAGGAGACCAGGGATTAGCCCCAGCCAAAATCGAGGAGTAGACATTGGCCGGGAGTGTCCCTGTGTTTCTCGTATATATTCCCTGAGGACTGAACCAGATACCAGAATGCAGTTCTGATCCCAGCTCTTTGTTTCCTTGGAAACCCCATTGCAGCGCACTTGAGAGAAGAAACCCCCAGAAGAGGGAAAGTGAAAATAATGGAAGGGAAGAGGCCTTTTTATTAGACTGGGATCCcagaagagatgggaagaattGGAAGCAAGAGTGTAATTAGCGGGCTGTggacaaaggaggagagagaatcaCTTTCCTCTGAATCCGAGGGGAATGCTAAGGGAAATGGTTgttcatttatctttcttttgtttttacttaatgGCTCAGTGTAGCAGGCCTGTGTTACATGCTTGGAATATAGTGGTGAGGCGGTAGGTTGCAGGACAGGCTGCCCTTTGCTGTCTCAGCGTCTCCATGCTAGCTGTGGAGATGGACAGTAAACCCACAGTCAGTCAGTGCTATGTAAGGAATTCAGGCATGAGAGTGAGACAGTGGTTCTTTCTCATTGTGCTCCGTAAACACCTCTCTGAGGATGTGCCCTTAAAAGCTGAGGTAGAAATGATCAGAAATTACCAATATGACGATCAGGGGAGGAACTGTTCAGGCAGAGGAAGTGGTCAGTGTGCTCATAGAATGGTGAAAGGCCTGTGTGGGTGGGTCATGCTCCAGGAGAGGCAGAGTGCCGGGACCTGGGGTAGAAGTAGCAGCTAGGGGCCAGATCGCAGAAGGTTTGTAGCCTGGGTGAGAATTTGAACTTCGTAGAGGTTCAAAGGGAAGCCATTAGATGATTCTCAGTAGGGGGATTGTGTGATCAGCTCTTGATGGTGGAAGTAGGTGGGCTGCGATGGGAAGGAAGTGGAGAAGCAATAGAAGGCTCTTGTAttcacctggcttccctggtggctcagcagcaaagaagttgcctgtcagtgcaagagactcaggtttcaCCCGAGTcgagacaatcccctggagaaggaagtatgAACcaacgccagtattcttgcctgggaaatctcacggacagaggagcctggcaggctaccatctgCGTCGCCAAGacttagacacaacttagcgactcaacaacaacagcacgATATTCACCCAGGCCAGAGACTAGGATGTGATAGTGGAGGTGGGAAGTGAGCTGAGTCTTGATACGTGTCAGAGGGAGCGTCTGAGAGGATTTTGTGATTGACTTGGGGCTGGAAGTAGGCTGGTAAGACAGAGAGAAGACTGCAGGACAGCATCTGAGCTTTTTCACTTGAGCAGCTGGGTGGTGTTCGGGCCCTTGGTACTGGGGAAGGGAATACActcagtggggtggggaggggtggaagCAAAAGTTCTGCTTTGGCCCTTTAACTTTGAAATTTCGTTAGACATCCAGATTGTACCAGGTGGGCAAGAAATAATGGTGCCTGCGACTAGGACAGAGGTGGTGGAGGTGGGAAAATGGTGGAACTAAAGTCTGTAGTTCCTGGGTGGTGATTTTGGATAGACAGGCAGAGACATTGATATGTATTTAAAGCCTGTTGGGCTGGATGAGATCATTGTGGCCAGTGGTTAGCAACTTACTTCCATGGGTTAAATCTTGCCCCCTGCTTGTTTTCTTATGACGCAGGAGCCAAGAGTagtgtttgcattttttaaacggttgggggaaaaaatcaaaagagtcATAACATTCTGGACATGTGAAAACTGTATGACGTTCAGATTTCAGTGCTCATAGGTAAATTTTTGGGGAAATAGCCATGTGTGCTTTTGTGTATTGCCTGGCTGCTTTCACACTATGGGACAGAATTGAGTGATTGTGTATGACTcacagagcctaaaatatttcaCGTCTGACCCCTGATCTAGATGTATAGGAGCAGTGGGCTTAGGAACAGATCCCAGTCATATCAGCATTTAAGTGCAGTCAAAAGTTGAAGCACAGAAGAGGGGGCTCGATTTTTATGTccgttttttttttcagttacttgCCAAAAAGTGACCCTGGTGGTTGGGGCTTAGAGAATTGAGAAGTTGGGGGTATACGGTAAGAAGAACGCATCTGCTGTCTGCTGTATCTTTTATGAGGTCTTGGGAGaccatgtgattttaaaaaataattcaaactcCTTGTCTTTGAATAGCTCTTTATCTTTGTCGATTCATCTTGATTGGGACCAGGTAGGTGATGTACAACTTGGGTAACTGTAGTTTTCAGATCCGTATTTTTGGTACCTCATTGACACATCCTttttcatctcctcctcctgcgttcaatctttccaagcatcagggtcttctccagtgagtcaggtcttcacatgaggtggtcaaagtactagagcttcggcttcggtatcactgactcaatggacatgaatttgagcaagctctggaagttggtgatggacagggaagcctggcatgctctagttcaaggggttgtaaagagtcaaacacgactgaggaactgagttGAACTGATACTTGGTTCAGGCTTTGAAGTAGGATAGAATAttttgaatcaagattgcaaTGGAAAATAAGAATATAGTATAGCCATTAACATAAGCCTGTAGTTTTTAGGTTTAAAAGTTGTATAACTCAATTCAGTGCCTTATTCCTTATAAGGAAATGCAACTTGTATAATGAATATAAGAAAGCCAGGAATTCCCCCTACTAttctatttgctttaaaaatcttttagctAAGGTCATGGGTAGAGAGCTGAGAGTTTAAGGTAATATACTAGAGCTGAGAGTAGACAATTTCAGTTTGTGTACGTGCAAGAATGCAGTATTAATCagtgaatttgatttttttatagGAACATACACTGATAGGTTCAGCAAATTCCCAAGATATCCAGCTGTGTGGCATGGGAATTCTTCCTGAACATTGTATCATAGACATCACACCAGAAGGCCAGGTTATGCTGACTCCTCAAAAGAACACCAGGTAATGTACTTTATTTAGTGTTCATgtcacagtaattttttttttttttttttatagtttaatgtattttaatagcaAACTTACAGGAACAGCACAGAAGACAGACAACATTAAAAACATGTGCTTGCATGTAGGACAACTCAGTTAGAAAAGTATAGTGAATGGATGGAATCTACTGCATGATAAAAATGCTACAAACACCATTTAGTTGCAGTCAATAAGAAATTTACTTGtcttaaaaaaatccaaatgctGGCATTGTCCAGAAAAATTTAACAggtttatttataattgttataaagTTGAACTGCTGAAACTTGTTCACTGAAACATTTTGACTTTCATTAATGCTTTATGTCCCcgcatttatattaaaaattcacacacaaatgaaaatggaaaaactgcCAATACCTGATTTCTGTCCCCTATTTTCCACTTGCAATCATATACTTAGGtaccttttgaccccatggaaaaaaaatatctaaCGTTCAGAACTACCAATAACAggaagaagagattttttttttttaaagaatgaaatgtttcccATCATAGTGGATTCTTAAGCACGTTCTCCACGTATGCGGCGTGCTAGCTGGATGTCTTTTGGCATAATTGTTACACGTTTGGCATGGATAGCACACAGGTTGGTGTCTTCAAAAAGGCCAACCAGATAGGCCTCACTTGCCTCCTGCAAAGCACCAATAGCTGCACTCTGGAAGCGCAGATCTGTTTTGAAGTCCTGAGCAATTTCCCGCACCAGACGCTGGAAGGGAAGTTTGCGAATCAGAAGTTCAGTGGACTTCTGATAACGTCTAATTTCACGGAGTGCCACAGTACCAGGCCTGTAACGATGAGGTTTCTTCACCCCTCCAGTAGAGGGCGCACTCTTGCGAGCGGCTTTTGTAGCGAGTTGCTTCCTCGGTGCTTTACCACCGGTCGATTTGCGGGCAGTCTGCTTTGTACGAGCCATGGTATAGAGACCTCCTTACTTACCCCCCTTCTCCTTCGGCTGGAGCTCGGCGAGCTAGAGGCGGCGCTGGCGTTGGAGAGCGACGGCCCACAGTAATTTTTAAGATGAAGAAAGTACACTAACTGAGGGTGGTATAAGGTCGTTTGGCCTTGTTTTTGGCTTTTATGTCCACTTAATGAAGATAGTTAGTTACCAAGTCCTTAATAGttaactttttgtttcttttttcacatttatttttaattggagaaaaattgctttacagtgttgtgtgggtttctgccatacaacagtgtgaatcagccataagtatatatatgtccaCTCCTCCTTGAGCTTTGTGCATGCGCCCTACCCCAGCCCGCCCCTCTCGGCTGTCATGGGCCgtggagctgagctccctgtgttccGCAGCAGCTGCCCACTAGCgtctgttttacacgtggtaaTGCGTGTGTTTCaacgctactctctcagtttggccctcctctccttcccacgCTGTGGCCACAAGCCTGTTtgctgtctgtgtctccattgccgccctgcaaataggttcatcagtaccatttttctagattccatacatgtgTGTTAATgtgcagtatttgtttttctgacatgcttcactctgtgtaacaggctctaggttaaCTTTCTAATATCGCTTAAACCCATTCT containing:
- the LOC128052563 gene encoding histone H3.3A, which gives rise to MARTKQTARKSTGGKAPRKQLATKAARKSAPSTGGVKKPHRYRPGTVALREIRRYQKSTELLIRKLPFQRLVREIAQDFKTDLRFQSAAIGALQEASEAYLVGLFEDTNLCAIHAKRVTIMPKDIQLARRIRGERA